Proteins from one Bos indicus x Bos taurus breed Angus x Brahman F1 hybrid chromosome 19, Bos_hybrid_MaternalHap_v2.0, whole genome shotgun sequence genomic window:
- the MTMR4 gene encoding myotubularin-related protein 4 isoform X1: MKRCRRPRRPLPRRLGGGGAVAQPLLRDPRNPRGRAPRPRRGGGEGGAGAVGGARGAPSAPPRLRPPRAARSGRSPRRVPLPSALVGEGGAGLAPLWSGGERRAGAAPSPAARARLLAAAAAPGRPRSRDAAGARDGRAAQRLRGHVRWPRPPATMSLTARVSCSMLSCFGEEGPPSLEYIQAKDLFPHKELVKEEENLQVPFTVLQGEGVEFLGRAADALIAISNYRLHIKFKDSVINVPLRMIDSVESRDMFQLHIACKDSKVVRCHFSTFKQCQEWLSRLSRATASPAKPEDLFAFAYHAWCLGLTEEDQHAHLCQPGEHVRCRQEAELARMGFDLQNVWRVSHINSNYKLCPSYPQKLLVPVWITDKELENVASFRSWKRIPVVVYRHLRNGAAIARCSQPEISWWGWRNADDEYLVTSIAKACALDPGPRTSGGSLSTGSSEASEACDTDFDSSLTACSGVESSTAAPQKLLILDARSYTAAVANRAKGGGCECEEYYPNCEVVFMGMANIHAIRNSFQYLRAVCSQMPDPSNWLSALESTKWLQHLSVMLKAAVLVANTVDREGRPVLVHCSDGWDRTPQIVALAKILLDPYYRTLEGFQVLVESDWLDFGHKFGDRCGHQENAEDQNEQCPVFLQWLDSVHQLLKQFPCLFEFNEAFLVKLVQHTYSCLYGTFLANNPCEREKRNIYKRTCSVWALLRAGNKNFHNFLYTPGSEMVLHPVCHVRALHLWTAVYLPASSPCTLGEESMDLYLSPVTQSQEFSGRSLDRLPKTRSMDDLLSACDTSSPLTRTSSDPNLNNHCQEARAGLEPWHGNPEASQTAFVESGAGGPQQAIGEMAGPPSLPSSQKDYLSNKPFKSHRNGSPGYKPLGATVPQETKSSTSEPETKALTETQAPAPGPPAQDELDRTSDGTEEPPERCPEKAAIHTLSKVVSDKREGTGDFPESSQNPLPGALQQAQLDSLLGMPSRRAPDHGLGTLCNPPSATCQTPPNPSAYVPNQDPPGCAASVAHQEPPSSVLDTIHGEEDTGKRGNHKNGQLLENPRLGKVPLELARKPISQSQISEFSFLGSNWDSFHGMVTSLPSGETTPRRLLSYGCCSKRASSKQTRAPGPCFGGQWAQREGVKSPVCSSHSNGHCTGPGGKNNRMWLSGHPKQVPSMKPVALSCPSPVPPLYLDDDGLPFPTDVIQHRLRQIEAGYKQEVEQLRRQVRELQMRLDIRHCCAPPAEPPMDYEDDFTCLKESDGSDTEDFGSDHSDDCLSEASWEPVDKKETEVTRWVPDHMASHCYNCDCEFWLAKRRHHCRNCGNVFCAGCCHLKLPIPDQQLYDPVLVCNSCYEHIQVSRARELMSQHLKKPIATASS; this comes from the exons ATGAAAAGATGTAGGCGGCCTCGCCGTCCCCTCCCACGCcgtctggggggtgggggcgcagTCGCTCAGCCCCTCCTGAGAGACCCCAGAAACCCCCGAGGACGCGCTCCTAGGCCGCGGAGgggcggtggggagggaggagccggGGCTGTGGGCGGGGCCCGGGGCGCCCCTTCCGCGCCGCCCCGCCTCCGCCCTCCCCGAGCCGCGCGGTCGGGGCGCTCCCCTCGTCGGGTTCCCCTCCCTTCCGCGCTCGTGGGCGAGGGCGGAGCTGGGCTCGCTCCATTGTGGAGCGGAGGGGAGAGGCGCGCGGGAGCCGCGCCGAGCCCCGCCGCCCGCGCTCGCCTCCTGGCCGCCGCGGCTGCACCTGGCCGGCCCCGCAGCCGGGATGCGGCGGGCGCCCGGGACGGGCGGGCAGCGCAGCGGCTCCGGGGACATGTGCGCTGGCCCAGACCGCCCGCGACCATGAGCCTGACCGCCCGCGTCTCCTGCTCCATGCTCAGCTGCTTC GGTGAGGAGGGGCCCCCCAGCCTGGAGTACATCCAAGCCAAGGATCTGTTCCCCCACAAGGAACTAGTGAAAGAGGAGGAGAATCTGCAG GTGCCCTTCACAGTGCTACAGGGCGAGGGAGTGGAGTTCCTGGGCCGTGCAGCTGATGCACTCATTGCCATCTCCAACTACCGGCTGCATATCAAGTTCAAGGACTCTGTCATCAAC GTCCCCCTCCGGATGATTGACAGCGTGGAGAGCCGGGATATGTTCCAGTTGCACATTGCCTGCAAGGACTCCAAAGTGGTGAG GTGCCACTTCTCCACGTTCAAGCAGTGCCAAGAGTGGCTGTCGCGGCTCAGCCGGGCCACAGCGAGCCCCGCCAAGCCCGAGGACCTCTTTGCCTTTGCCTACCATGCCTGGTGCCTGGGGCTGACCGAGGAGGACCAGCACGCCCACCTGTGTCAGCCAG GCGAGCACGTACGATGTCGGCAGGAGGCCGAGCTGGCGAGGATGGGCTTTGACCTGCAGAATGTCTGGAGGGTCTCGCACATCAACAGTAACTACAA GTTGTGCCCCAGTTATCCCCAGAAGCTGCTGGTTCCCGTATGGATCACAGATAAAGAGCTGGAGAACGTGGCTTCCTTCCGCTCCTGGAAGCGGATCCCTGTGGTTGTGTATAG ACACCTACGCAACGGGGCTGCCATTGCCCGCTGCAGCCAGCCCGAGATCAGCTGGTGGGGCTGGCGCAATGCTGATGACGAGTACTTGGTCACATCCATCGCTAAAGCCTGTGCCCTGGACCCAGGGCCAAGGACCAGTGGGGGCTCCCTCAGCACCGGGAGTAGTGAGGCCAGCGAGGCATGTGACACTGACTTCG ATTCCTCCCTGACGGCGTGTTCTGGAGTAGAGAGCAGCACGGCTGCCCCCCAGAAGCTGCTGATCCTGGATGCCCGATCGTACACGGCGGCGGTGGCCAACAGGGCCAAGGGTGGCGGTTGTGAGTGCGAAG AGTACTACCCCAACTGTGAGGTCGTGTTCATGGGAATGGCCAACATCCACGCCATCCGGAACAGCTTCCAGTACCTCCGTGCTGTGTGTAGCCAGATGCCGGATCCCAGCAA CTGGTTGTCGGCTCTGGAGAGCACCAAGTGGCTGCAGCACCTGTCGGTGATGCTGAAGGCGGCGGTGCTCGTGGCGAACACGGTGGACCGGGAGGGCCGGCCCGTGCTGGTGCACTGCTCGGACGGCTGGGACCGCACGCCACAGATCGTCGCGCTGGCCAAGATTCTCCTGGACCCGTATTACAGGACGCTGGAG GGTTTCCAGGTGTTGGTGGAATCTGACTGGCTGGATTTCGGGCACAAGTTCGGAGACCGCTGCGGCCACCAGGAGAACGCAGAGGACCAGAACGAGCAGTGCCCCGTGTTCCTGCAGTGGCTTGACTCCGTCCACCAGCTGCTCAAGCAGTTTCCCTGCCTGTTTGAGTTTAACGAGGCCTTCCTG GTGAAGCTGGTGCAGCACACGTACTCCTGCCTCTACGGCACCTTCCTGGCCAACAACCCCTGTGAGCGAGAGAAGCGTAACATCTATAAGCGGACCTGCTCCGTGTGGGCCCTCCTGCGAGCCGGCAACAAGAACTTCCACAACTTCCTCTACACGCCTGGCTCAGAAATG GTCCTGCATCCCGTGTGTCATGTCCGGGCGCTGCACCTCTGGACAGCCGTGTATCTGCCGGCGTCATCTCCGTGCACACTTGGGGAGGAGAGCATGGATCTCTACCTTTCCCCGGTGACTCAGAGCCAGGAGTTCTCCGGCCGCTCTCTGGACAG ATTACCTAAAACGAGATCTATGGATGATCTTCTTTCTGCCTGTGACACAAGCAGCCCCCTGACGCGCACATCCAGTGACCCCAACCTGAATAACCACTGTCAGGAGGCCAGAGCAGGCCTGGAGCCCTGGCATGGCAATCCCGAGGCATCGCAGACTGCCTTCGTGGAGTCTGGGGCCGGAGGTCCCCAGCAGGCTATAGGGGAGATGGCGGGTCCTCCCTCGCTGCCCAGCAGCCAGAAAGACTACTTGAGCAATAAACCTTTCAAGAGTCACAGAAACGGTTCTCCAGGTTACAAACCGCTTGGTGCCACAGTGCCCCAGGAAACGAAGAGCAGCACTTCTGAGCCTGAGACCAAAGCCCTCACAGAGACTCAGGCCCCAGCTCCAGGCCCTCCTGCCCAGGACGAGCTGGATAGGACTTCGGATGGCACAGAGGAGCCACCTGAACGCTGTCCTGAAAAAGCAGCTATCCACACACTCTCTAAAGTCGTCTCGGACAAGCGTGAAGGAACCGGTGACTTTCCTGAGTCCTCCCAGAACCCCCTCCCAGGGGCCCTCCAGCAGGCCCAGCTGGACTCTCTGCTGGGCATGCCCTCCAGACGTGCCCCAGATCATGGTCTGGGCACCCTCTGCAACCCACCGAGTGCTACCTGCCAAACTCCTCCAAACCCCAGTGCTTACGTTCCCAACCAGGACCCCCCGGGGTGTGCAGCAAGTGTCGCCCACCAGGAACCGCCTAGTTCTGTGCTAGATACGATTCACGGGGAGGAAGACACAGGCAAGAGAGGGAATCATAAGAACGGGCAGTTACTGGAGAACCCCCGCTTGGGAAAAGTGCCATTGGAATTGGCCCGAAAGCCGATTTCTCAGAGCCAGATCAGTGAGTTCTCTTTCTTAGGGTCCAACTGGGACAGCTTCCATGGGATGGTGACTTCACTCCCCAGTGGGGAGACCACCCCTCGACGGCTGCTTTCCTACGGCTGTTGTAGCAAGAGGGCGAGCAGTAAGCAGACGCGGGCACCGGGGCCCTGCTTTGGGGGCCAGTGGGCTCAGAGAGAAGGGGTGAAGTCGCCGGTCTGTTCTAGTCATTCCAATGGACACTGTACTGGTCCAGGTGGAAAAAACAACCGGATGTGGCTGTCCGGTCACCCAAAGCAGGTCCCCAGCATGAAGCCTGTCGCCCTGAGCTGCCCTTCTCCAGTGCCTCCCCTCTACCTGGACGACGATGGACTCCCCTTCCCCACGGATGTGATCCAGCACAGGTTACGGCAGATCGAAGCAGGGTACAAGCAGGAGGTGGAGCAGCTCCGCCGACAGGTGCGTGAGCTTCAGATGAGGCTGGATATCCGCCACTGCTGCGCCCCTCCAGCGGAGCCCCCCATGGACTATGAGGACGACTTT ACGTGTTTGAAGGAGTCAGATGGCAGTGATACAGAAGATTTTGGCTCTGATCACAGTGACGACTGCCTTTCAGAAGCAAGCTGGGAACCTGTTGATAAGAAAGAGACTGAG GTGACTCGCTGGGTTCCAGACCACATGGCATCACATTGCTATAATTGTGACTGTGAATTCTGGTTGGCCAAACGCAGACACCATTGCAG AAATTGTGGAAATGTATTTTGTGCTGGCTGCTGCCACCTGAAGTTGCCCATTCCTGATCAACAACTCTATGACCCAGTTCTCGTCTGTAACTCATGTTACGAACATATCCAAGTATCTCGGGCCAGGGAACTCATGAGCCAACATCTGAAGAAACCCATTGCTACAGCTTCCAGTTGA
- the MTMR4 gene encoding myotubularin-related protein 4 isoform X2 encodes MGEEGPPSLEYIQAKDLFPHKELVKEEENLQVPFTVLQGEGVEFLGRAADALIAISNYRLHIKFKDSVINVPLRMIDSVESRDMFQLHIACKDSKVVRCHFSTFKQCQEWLSRLSRATASPAKPEDLFAFAYHAWCLGLTEEDQHAHLCQPGEHVRCRQEAELARMGFDLQNVWRVSHINSNYKLCPSYPQKLLVPVWITDKELENVASFRSWKRIPVVVYRHLRNGAAIARCSQPEISWWGWRNADDEYLVTSIAKACALDPGPRTSGGSLSTGSSEASEACDTDFDSSLTACSGVESSTAAPQKLLILDARSYTAAVANRAKGGGCECEEYYPNCEVVFMGMANIHAIRNSFQYLRAVCSQMPDPSNWLSALESTKWLQHLSVMLKAAVLVANTVDREGRPVLVHCSDGWDRTPQIVALAKILLDPYYRTLEGFQVLVESDWLDFGHKFGDRCGHQENAEDQNEQCPVFLQWLDSVHQLLKQFPCLFEFNEAFLVKLVQHTYSCLYGTFLANNPCEREKRNIYKRTCSVWALLRAGNKNFHNFLYTPGSEMVLHPVCHVRALHLWTAVYLPASSPCTLGEESMDLYLSPVTQSQEFSGRSLDRLPKTRSMDDLLSACDTSSPLTRTSSDPNLNNHCQEARAGLEPWHGNPEASQTAFVESGAGGPQQAIGEMAGPPSLPSSQKDYLSNKPFKSHRNGSPGYKPLGATVPQETKSSTSEPETKALTETQAPAPGPPAQDELDRTSDGTEEPPERCPEKAAIHTLSKVVSDKREGTGDFPESSQNPLPGALQQAQLDSLLGMPSRRAPDHGLGTLCNPPSATCQTPPNPSAYVPNQDPPGCAASVAHQEPPSSVLDTIHGEEDTGKRGNHKNGQLLENPRLGKVPLELARKPISQSQISEFSFLGSNWDSFHGMVTSLPSGETTPRRLLSYGCCSKRASSKQTRAPGPCFGGQWAQREGVKSPVCSSHSNGHCTGPGGKNNRMWLSGHPKQVPSMKPVALSCPSPVPPLYLDDDGLPFPTDVIQHRLRQIEAGYKQEVEQLRRQVRELQMRLDIRHCCAPPAEPPMDYEDDFTCLKESDGSDTEDFGSDHSDDCLSEASWEPVDKKETEVTRWVPDHMASHCYNCDCEFWLAKRRHHCRNCGNVFCAGCCHLKLPIPDQQLYDPVLVCNSCYEHIQVSRARELMSQHLKKPIATASS; translated from the exons ATG GGTGAGGAGGGGCCCCCCAGCCTGGAGTACATCCAAGCCAAGGATCTGTTCCCCCACAAGGAACTAGTGAAAGAGGAGGAGAATCTGCAG GTGCCCTTCACAGTGCTACAGGGCGAGGGAGTGGAGTTCCTGGGCCGTGCAGCTGATGCACTCATTGCCATCTCCAACTACCGGCTGCATATCAAGTTCAAGGACTCTGTCATCAAC GTCCCCCTCCGGATGATTGACAGCGTGGAGAGCCGGGATATGTTCCAGTTGCACATTGCCTGCAAGGACTCCAAAGTGGTGAG GTGCCACTTCTCCACGTTCAAGCAGTGCCAAGAGTGGCTGTCGCGGCTCAGCCGGGCCACAGCGAGCCCCGCCAAGCCCGAGGACCTCTTTGCCTTTGCCTACCATGCCTGGTGCCTGGGGCTGACCGAGGAGGACCAGCACGCCCACCTGTGTCAGCCAG GCGAGCACGTACGATGTCGGCAGGAGGCCGAGCTGGCGAGGATGGGCTTTGACCTGCAGAATGTCTGGAGGGTCTCGCACATCAACAGTAACTACAA GTTGTGCCCCAGTTATCCCCAGAAGCTGCTGGTTCCCGTATGGATCACAGATAAAGAGCTGGAGAACGTGGCTTCCTTCCGCTCCTGGAAGCGGATCCCTGTGGTTGTGTATAG ACACCTACGCAACGGGGCTGCCATTGCCCGCTGCAGCCAGCCCGAGATCAGCTGGTGGGGCTGGCGCAATGCTGATGACGAGTACTTGGTCACATCCATCGCTAAAGCCTGTGCCCTGGACCCAGGGCCAAGGACCAGTGGGGGCTCCCTCAGCACCGGGAGTAGTGAGGCCAGCGAGGCATGTGACACTGACTTCG ATTCCTCCCTGACGGCGTGTTCTGGAGTAGAGAGCAGCACGGCTGCCCCCCAGAAGCTGCTGATCCTGGATGCCCGATCGTACACGGCGGCGGTGGCCAACAGGGCCAAGGGTGGCGGTTGTGAGTGCGAAG AGTACTACCCCAACTGTGAGGTCGTGTTCATGGGAATGGCCAACATCCACGCCATCCGGAACAGCTTCCAGTACCTCCGTGCTGTGTGTAGCCAGATGCCGGATCCCAGCAA CTGGTTGTCGGCTCTGGAGAGCACCAAGTGGCTGCAGCACCTGTCGGTGATGCTGAAGGCGGCGGTGCTCGTGGCGAACACGGTGGACCGGGAGGGCCGGCCCGTGCTGGTGCACTGCTCGGACGGCTGGGACCGCACGCCACAGATCGTCGCGCTGGCCAAGATTCTCCTGGACCCGTATTACAGGACGCTGGAG GGTTTCCAGGTGTTGGTGGAATCTGACTGGCTGGATTTCGGGCACAAGTTCGGAGACCGCTGCGGCCACCAGGAGAACGCAGAGGACCAGAACGAGCAGTGCCCCGTGTTCCTGCAGTGGCTTGACTCCGTCCACCAGCTGCTCAAGCAGTTTCCCTGCCTGTTTGAGTTTAACGAGGCCTTCCTG GTGAAGCTGGTGCAGCACACGTACTCCTGCCTCTACGGCACCTTCCTGGCCAACAACCCCTGTGAGCGAGAGAAGCGTAACATCTATAAGCGGACCTGCTCCGTGTGGGCCCTCCTGCGAGCCGGCAACAAGAACTTCCACAACTTCCTCTACACGCCTGGCTCAGAAATG GTCCTGCATCCCGTGTGTCATGTCCGGGCGCTGCACCTCTGGACAGCCGTGTATCTGCCGGCGTCATCTCCGTGCACACTTGGGGAGGAGAGCATGGATCTCTACCTTTCCCCGGTGACTCAGAGCCAGGAGTTCTCCGGCCGCTCTCTGGACAG ATTACCTAAAACGAGATCTATGGATGATCTTCTTTCTGCCTGTGACACAAGCAGCCCCCTGACGCGCACATCCAGTGACCCCAACCTGAATAACCACTGTCAGGAGGCCAGAGCAGGCCTGGAGCCCTGGCATGGCAATCCCGAGGCATCGCAGACTGCCTTCGTGGAGTCTGGGGCCGGAGGTCCCCAGCAGGCTATAGGGGAGATGGCGGGTCCTCCCTCGCTGCCCAGCAGCCAGAAAGACTACTTGAGCAATAAACCTTTCAAGAGTCACAGAAACGGTTCTCCAGGTTACAAACCGCTTGGTGCCACAGTGCCCCAGGAAACGAAGAGCAGCACTTCTGAGCCTGAGACCAAAGCCCTCACAGAGACTCAGGCCCCAGCTCCAGGCCCTCCTGCCCAGGACGAGCTGGATAGGACTTCGGATGGCACAGAGGAGCCACCTGAACGCTGTCCTGAAAAAGCAGCTATCCACACACTCTCTAAAGTCGTCTCGGACAAGCGTGAAGGAACCGGTGACTTTCCTGAGTCCTCCCAGAACCCCCTCCCAGGGGCCCTCCAGCAGGCCCAGCTGGACTCTCTGCTGGGCATGCCCTCCAGACGTGCCCCAGATCATGGTCTGGGCACCCTCTGCAACCCACCGAGTGCTACCTGCCAAACTCCTCCAAACCCCAGTGCTTACGTTCCCAACCAGGACCCCCCGGGGTGTGCAGCAAGTGTCGCCCACCAGGAACCGCCTAGTTCTGTGCTAGATACGATTCACGGGGAGGAAGACACAGGCAAGAGAGGGAATCATAAGAACGGGCAGTTACTGGAGAACCCCCGCTTGGGAAAAGTGCCATTGGAATTGGCCCGAAAGCCGATTTCTCAGAGCCAGATCAGTGAGTTCTCTTTCTTAGGGTCCAACTGGGACAGCTTCCATGGGATGGTGACTTCACTCCCCAGTGGGGAGACCACCCCTCGACGGCTGCTTTCCTACGGCTGTTGTAGCAAGAGGGCGAGCAGTAAGCAGACGCGGGCACCGGGGCCCTGCTTTGGGGGCCAGTGGGCTCAGAGAGAAGGGGTGAAGTCGCCGGTCTGTTCTAGTCATTCCAATGGACACTGTACTGGTCCAGGTGGAAAAAACAACCGGATGTGGCTGTCCGGTCACCCAAAGCAGGTCCCCAGCATGAAGCCTGTCGCCCTGAGCTGCCCTTCTCCAGTGCCTCCCCTCTACCTGGACGACGATGGACTCCCCTTCCCCACGGATGTGATCCAGCACAGGTTACGGCAGATCGAAGCAGGGTACAAGCAGGAGGTGGAGCAGCTCCGCCGACAGGTGCGTGAGCTTCAGATGAGGCTGGATATCCGCCACTGCTGCGCCCCTCCAGCGGAGCCCCCCATGGACTATGAGGACGACTTT ACGTGTTTGAAGGAGTCAGATGGCAGTGATACAGAAGATTTTGGCTCTGATCACAGTGACGACTGCCTTTCAGAAGCAAGCTGGGAACCTGTTGATAAGAAAGAGACTGAG GTGACTCGCTGGGTTCCAGACCACATGGCATCACATTGCTATAATTGTGACTGTGAATTCTGGTTGGCCAAACGCAGACACCATTGCAG AAATTGTGGAAATGTATTTTGTGCTGGCTGCTGCCACCTGAAGTTGCCCATTCCTGATCAACAACTCTATGACCCAGTTCTCGTCTGTAACTCATGTTACGAACATATCCAAGTATCTCGGGCCAGGGAACTCATGAGCCAACATCTGAAGAAACCCATTGCTACAGCTTCCAGTTGA
- the SEPT4 gene encoding septin-4 isoform X9: MVAGESGLGKSTLVNSLFLTDLYRDRKLLSAEERIMQTVEITKHAVDIEEKGVKLRLTIVDTPGFGDAVNNTECWKPVAEYIDQQFEQYFRDESGLNRKNIQDNRVHCCLYFISPFGHGLRPLDVEFMKALHQRVNIVPILAKADTLTPPEVERKKRKIREEIEHFGIKVYQFPDCDSDEDEDFKSQDLALKESIPFAVIGSNTVVEARGRRVRGRLYPWGIVEVENPGHCDFVKLRTMLVRTHMQDLKDVTRETHYENYRAQCIQSMTRLVVKERNRNKLTLESGTDFPLPAVPPGTDPETERLIREKDEELRRMQEMLHKIQRQMKETH; this comes from the exons AGCGTATCATGCAGACGGTGGAGATCACTAAGCACGCTGTGGACATAGAAGAGAAGGGCGTGAAGCTGCGGCTTACCATTGTGGACACACCAGGTTTTGGGGACGCCGTCAACAACACAGAGTG CTGGAAGCCTGTGGCCGAATACATCGACCAGCAGTTTGAGCAGTATTTCCGAGATGAGAGTGGCCTGAACCGCAAGAACATTCAAGACAACAGGGTGCACTGCTGCCTGTACTTCATCTCGCCCTTCGGCCATGG GCTCCGGCCATTGGATGTTGAATTTATGAAGGCCCTGCATCAGCGGGTCAACATCGTGCCTATCTTGGCCAAGGCGGACACACTGACACCTCCTGAAGTGGAGCGCAAGAAACGCAAA ATCCGGGAGGAGATTGAGCACTTTGGAATCAAGGTCTACCAGTTCCCAGACTGTGACTCTGATGAGGATGAGGACTTCAAATCACAGGACCTGGCCCTAAAG GAAAGCATCCCATTTGCTGTCATTGGCAGCAACACTGTGGTAGAGGCCAGAGGGCGTCGAGTTCGGGGCCGGCTCTACCCCTGGGGCATCGTGGAAG TGGAAAACCCAGGGCACTGCGACTTTGTGAAGCTGAGGACAATGCTGGTGCGTACTCACATGCAGGACCTGAAGGACGTGACGCGGGAGACACATTATGAGAACTACCGGGCACAGTGCATCCAGAGCATGACCCGCCTGGTGGTGAAAGAACGGAATCGCAA CAAACTGACTCTAGAGAGTGGTACCGACTTTCCCCTTCCTGCCGTCCCACCAGGGACAGATCCAGAAACTGAGAGGCTGATCCGAGAGAAAGATGAGGAG CTGCGGCGGATGCAGGAGATGCTGCACAAAATCCAGAGACAGATGAAGGAGACCCATTAG